A window of Ranitomeya variabilis isolate aRanVar5 chromosome 2, aRanVar5.hap1, whole genome shotgun sequence contains these coding sequences:
- the AKAP14 gene encoding A-kinase anchor protein 14 isoform X1 translates to MQQFGHLGTSQMSFFIYQCKMDSEEKYIAALKAKACELVEAAMRNAQESLRSLHTAQGEESVTEQEHKVKNIPWISCQDFTVELGKKQIEEYVTTWEFHESWLYCTDFLREEETEFNTLFHYRMRWSIPTCRKPIPRATACVYFTIKISKIKPSTLPVEVFFVFESNRLVHRPGQTRFREKWLKDIIESKLIMMSSITF, encoded by the exons ATGCAGCAATTCGGCCATCTAGGGACCTCACAG ATGTCCTTTTTTATATATCAGTGTAAAATGGATTCTGAGGAAAAGTACATTGCAGCACTCAAAGCAAAAGCTTGTGAGCTGGTGGAAGCTGCCATGAGAAATGCCCAGGAGAGCCTGAGAAGCCTACATACTGCGCAAGGAGAGGAGTCAGTTACAG AGCAGGAGCATAAAGTGAAGAACATACCATGGATCTCCTGTCAGGACTTCACTGTGGAGCTGGGAAAGAAACAAATAGAAGAATACGTCACA ACATGGGAATTCCATGAGAGCTGGCTGTACTGTACAGATTTCCTGAGAGAAGAAGAGACAGAGTTCAATACACTCTTCCATTATAGGATGAGATGGAGTATCCCCACCTGTAGGAAGCCAATTCCCAGGGCGACGGCCTGCGTCTACTTTACCATAAAAATCTCCAAGATTAAACCTTCA ACTTTACCGGTTGAAGTTTTCTTTGTCTTTGAATCCAACAGACTCGTTCACAG GCCTGGGCAGACAAGATTCAGAGAAAAATGGCTGAAGGACATAATTGAAAGCAAGTTGATTATGATGAGCAGCATTACATTTTAA
- the AKAP14 gene encoding A-kinase anchor protein 14 isoform X2 — MQQFGHLGTSQCKMDSEEKYIAALKAKACELVEAAMRNAQESLRSLHTAQGEESVTEQEHKVKNIPWISCQDFTVELGKKQIEEYVTTWEFHESWLYCTDFLREEETEFNTLFHYRMRWSIPTCRKPIPRATACVYFTIKISKIKPSTLPVEVFFVFESNRLVHRPGQTRFREKWLKDIIESKLIMMSSITF, encoded by the exons ATGCAGCAATTCGGCCATCTAGGGACCTCACAG TGTAAAATGGATTCTGAGGAAAAGTACATTGCAGCACTCAAAGCAAAAGCTTGTGAGCTGGTGGAAGCTGCCATGAGAAATGCCCAGGAGAGCCTGAGAAGCCTACATACTGCGCAAGGAGAGGAGTCAGTTACAG AGCAGGAGCATAAAGTGAAGAACATACCATGGATCTCCTGTCAGGACTTCACTGTGGAGCTGGGAAAGAAACAAATAGAAGAATACGTCACA ACATGGGAATTCCATGAGAGCTGGCTGTACTGTACAGATTTCCTGAGAGAAGAAGAGACAGAGTTCAATACACTCTTCCATTATAGGATGAGATGGAGTATCCCCACCTGTAGGAAGCCAATTCCCAGGGCGACGGCCTGCGTCTACTTTACCATAAAAATCTCCAAGATTAAACCTTCA ACTTTACCGGTTGAAGTTTTCTTTGTCTTTGAATCCAACAGACTCGTTCACAG GCCTGGGCAGACAAGATTCAGAGAAAAATGGCTGAAGGACATAATTGAAAGCAAGTTGATTATGATGAGCAGCATTACATTTTAA
- the AKAP14 gene encoding A-kinase anchor protein 14 isoform X3, with product MDSEEKYIAALKAKACELVEAAMRNAQESLRSLHTAQGEESVTEQEHKVKNIPWISCQDFTVELGKKQIEEYVTTWEFHESWLYCTDFLREEETEFNTLFHYRMRWSIPTCRKPIPRATACVYFTIKISKIKPSTLPVEVFFVFESNRLVHRPGQTRFREKWLKDIIESKLIMMSSITF from the exons ATGGATTCTGAGGAAAAGTACATTGCAGCACTCAAAGCAAAAGCTTGTGAGCTGGTGGAAGCTGCCATGAGAAATGCCCAGGAGAGCCTGAGAAGCCTACATACTGCGCAAGGAGAGGAGTCAGTTACAG AGCAGGAGCATAAAGTGAAGAACATACCATGGATCTCCTGTCAGGACTTCACTGTGGAGCTGGGAAAGAAACAAATAGAAGAATACGTCACA ACATGGGAATTCCATGAGAGCTGGCTGTACTGTACAGATTTCCTGAGAGAAGAAGAGACAGAGTTCAATACACTCTTCCATTATAGGATGAGATGGAGTATCCCCACCTGTAGGAAGCCAATTCCCAGGGCGACGGCCTGCGTCTACTTTACCATAAAAATCTCCAAGATTAAACCTTCA ACTTTACCGGTTGAAGTTTTCTTTGTCTTTGAATCCAACAGACTCGTTCACAG GCCTGGGCAGACAAGATTCAGAGAAAAATGGCTGAAGGACATAATTGAAAGCAAGTTGATTATGATGAGCAGCATTACATTTTAA